Proteins found in one Streptomyces sp. CB09001 genomic segment:
- a CDS encoding HAD family hydrolase, with product MPIKAVVWDVDDTLFDYTTADREGMRAHLVAEGLLAGYGSAEEALVRWREITDQQWARFSAGEVDFVTQRRDRTRVFLGRPELTDAEADDWFQRYVTHYEAAWSLFPDVMPVLDALADSHRHAVLSNSSLTVQDRKLRVLGVHDRFEAILCAAELGVSKPEAGAFLAACEALALGPAEVAYVGDHPEIDGRGAADAGLLSVWIDRGGVYATVDPPAGPRRIASLSELPALLGADTRFGAPSTFG from the coding sequence ATGCCGATCAAAGCCGTGGTCTGGGACGTCGACGACACGCTCTTCGACTACACCACGGCCGACCGCGAGGGCATGCGAGCCCACCTGGTCGCCGAAGGGCTCCTCGCCGGGTACGGGTCGGCCGAGGAGGCACTCGTGCGATGGCGGGAGATCACCGACCAGCAGTGGGCGCGCTTCTCCGCGGGCGAGGTGGACTTCGTCACACAGCGGCGCGACCGCACCCGGGTCTTCCTGGGCCGGCCGGAGCTGACGGACGCCGAGGCCGACGACTGGTTCCAGCGGTACGTCACGCACTACGAGGCCGCCTGGTCCCTCTTCCCGGACGTGATGCCCGTCCTGGACGCCCTCGCCGACAGCCACCGGCACGCCGTGCTCTCCAACTCCAGCCTCACCGTCCAGGACCGCAAGCTGCGCGTCCTCGGCGTGCACGACCGCTTCGAGGCCATCCTGTGCGCCGCCGAGCTGGGCGTCTCCAAGCCGGAGGCCGGGGCCTTCCTCGCGGCCTGCGAGGCCCTCGCCCTCGGTCCGGCCGAGGTCGCCTACGTCGGCGACCATCCGGAGATCGACGGACGCGGTGCCGCCGACGCCGGGCTGCTCTCCGTGTGGATCGACCGCGGCGGCGTCTACGCGACCGTCGACCCGCCGGCCGGACCGCGCCGCATCGCCTCGCTCTCCGAACTTCCCGCGCTCCTCGGCGCCGATACCCGTTTTGGAGCCCCGTCCACCTTCGGGTAA
- a CDS encoding MerR family transcriptional regulator: protein MRLADLSKRSGVSTATIKYYLREGLLPPGRQVNATTAEYDEGHLRRLRLVRALIQVGKVPVATAREVLGHVDDESLGRTVRLGAALWALPQDAEPDAADPAVAAARVEVDRLLDLLGWETSRELAPLSPVHRSLVVAVAALRRLDYPWDAELMAPYGELMMEVARRDLDFMETHASEAEQVEMAVAAAVLFQPVLRALHRLAQEEESARRYGIE, encoded by the coding sequence ATGCGACTGGCCGATCTGAGCAAGCGCAGCGGGGTGTCCACCGCGACGATCAAGTACTACCTGCGGGAAGGCCTGTTGCCGCCGGGCCGGCAGGTCAACGCGACCACCGCCGAGTACGACGAGGGCCATCTGCGCCGGCTGCGGCTGGTGCGGGCGCTGATCCAGGTCGGCAAGGTGCCGGTGGCGACGGCCCGGGAGGTGCTGGGGCACGTGGACGACGAGTCGCTGGGCCGCACCGTCCGGCTGGGGGCGGCCCTGTGGGCGCTGCCGCAGGACGCCGAGCCGGACGCGGCGGATCCGGCGGTGGCCGCCGCGCGCGTCGAGGTGGACCGGTTGCTGGACCTGCTGGGCTGGGAGACCTCCAGGGAGCTGGCGCCGCTCTCCCCCGTGCACCGCTCCCTGGTGGTGGCGGTGGCCGCGCTGCGCCGCCTCGACTATCCGTGGGATGCGGAACTGATGGCGCCCTACGGCGAGTTGATGATGGAGGTGGCCCGGCGGGACCTGGACTTCATGGAGACTCACGCCTCGGAGGCGGAGCAGGTCGAGATGGCGGTCGCGGCGGCGGTGCTCTTCCAACCGGTGCTGCGGGCCCTGCACCGGCTGGCACAGGAGGAGGAGTCGGCGCGGCGCTACGGCATCGAGTAG
- a CDS encoding DUF4188 domain-containing protein — protein sequence MPGRNATATRTTAAAEGDVTVLLIGMRINHFWAVHHWLPVFLAMPRMLRELAKDPERGLLGHVLLTASPRTYYVVQYWESKEKLYRYAHSPDMFHHRAWAIINRKERKGKVRGHVGLWHEAYVVPEGSYESIYADMPAFGLAAAHGQVPLERRGKRARDRFAYRSEKGAEQRVEKRVVARGKAPDGI from the coding sequence ATGCCGGGCAGGAACGCGACCGCGACCCGCACCACCGCAGCCGCCGAGGGGGACGTGACCGTCCTGCTCATCGGCATGCGGATCAACCACTTCTGGGCCGTGCACCACTGGCTGCCGGTCTTCCTCGCCATGCCGCGCATGCTCCGCGAACTGGCGAAGGACCCGGAGCGCGGGCTCCTGGGCCACGTCCTGCTGACGGCCTCGCCGCGGACGTACTACGTCGTGCAGTACTGGGAGTCCAAGGAGAAGCTCTACCGGTACGCGCACTCGCCCGACATGTTCCACCACCGGGCGTGGGCGATCATCAACCGCAAGGAGCGCAAGGGCAAGGTGCGTGGACACGTGGGACTGTGGCACGAGGCGTACGTCGTGCCCGAGGGCTCGTACGAGTCGATCTACGCCGACATGCCCGCGTTCGGGCTCGCGGCGGCACACGGACAGGTGCCTCTGGAGCGGCGGGGCAAGCGCGCGCGGGACCGCTTCGCATACCGGTCGGAGAAGGGCGCGGAGCAGCGGGTGGAGAAGCGGGTCGTCGCCCGGGGGAAGGCCCCCGACGGGATCTGA